The Anaerolineae bacterium genome includes a window with the following:
- a CDS encoding AMP-binding protein: MRQHGIKDYNELMRRSTEDIAWFTEAVLQYLGIQFYEPYTQIVDFSRGIQWPKWCVGGKMNIVHNLLDKYMGTETEGRVAFIYEGEGGQTRSYTYRDLYRRVNQAANALRSLGLGKGDAVGIYMPMIPEIVVALLAVAKIGGIILPLFSGYGVDAVVTRLKDADAKALITADGFFRRGKIVDMKAVADKAAKQVPTLKHMIVVRRAGNTVQIQEGRDHWWHDFVTFQPEEAETEVTDAEDVLMVIYTSGTTGRPKGAVHTHCGFPIKAAQDMAFGTDVHPGDIIWWMTDMGWMMGPWLVFGALLLGATFFIYDGAPNYPEVDRVWALVERHKITHLGLSPTYVRAIIPHGIEPVKKHDLSSLRFFASTGEPWNPDPWMWLFQEVGEGKRPIINYSGGTEISGGIVMGNPILPLKPCAFSAACPGIAADVFDENGQPARNQVGELVIKAPWIGMTRGFWKDPDRYIRTYWSRWPNVWVHGDFAAIDEDGMWYILGRSDDTIKVAGKRLGPAEVESVVVEHPAVMEAAAIGVPDEVKGNALVVFAVLKPGEEPSEVLREELRQRVVKAMGKALAPKAVLFVSDLPKTRNAKVMRRMIRAAYLGQDPGDTSALVNPEAVEEIKKAR, encoded by the coding sequence ATGCGGCAACATGGCATCAAAGACTACAACGAACTCATGCGCCGTTCCACCGAGGATATCGCCTGGTTTACCGAAGCGGTGTTGCAATACCTGGGCATCCAGTTTTACGAGCCTTACACCCAAATTGTGGACTTTTCCCGAGGCATTCAGTGGCCGAAATGGTGCGTTGGGGGCAAAATGAACATCGTCCATAACCTTTTGGACAAGTACATGGGCACCGAGACCGAAGGGCGGGTCGCGTTCATCTATGAAGGCGAAGGTGGACAGACCCGCTCTTATACATATCGCGACCTGTACCGGCGCGTGAACCAGGCGGCCAACGCCTTGCGTTCCCTGGGGTTGGGCAAGGGCGACGCCGTCGGTATCTACATGCCCATGATTCCCGAAATCGTGGTCGCCCTGCTGGCCGTGGCGAAGATCGGTGGCATCATCCTGCCCTTGTTCAGCGGCTATGGCGTGGACGCCGTGGTCACACGATTGAAGGACGCCGATGCCAAGGCCCTGATCACGGCCGACGGCTTCTTCCGCCGCGGCAAGATTGTCGATATGAAAGCCGTGGCCGACAAGGCCGCCAAACAGGTGCCCACTCTGAAACACATGATCGTGGTGCGTCGGGCCGGGAACACGGTTCAAATACAGGAAGGCCGCGACCACTGGTGGCACGACTTTGTCACCTTCCAACCCGAAGAGGCCGAAACCGAGGTCACCGATGCCGAGGATGTGCTCATGGTGATTTACACCTCGGGGACCACGGGCAGGCCCAAAGGCGCGGTGCACACCCATTGTGGCTTCCCCATCAAGGCTGCACAGGATATGGCCTTTGGCACCGACGTCCACCCCGGCGACATCATCTGGTGGATGACCGACATGGGCTGGATGATGGGCCCCTGGCTGGTGTTCGGCGCGTTGCTCCTGGGAGCCACGTTCTTCATCTACGACGGCGCCCCCAATTACCCTGAGGTGGACCGGGTGTGGGCCCTGGTGGAGCGCCACAAAATCACCCACCTGGGCCTCTCGCCGACCTATGTGCGGGCCATCATCCCCCACGGCATCGAACCGGTGAAGAAACACGACCTGAGCAGCCTACGCTTCTTCGCCTCCACCGGCGAGCCATGGAACCCCGATCCGTGGATGTGGCTCTTCCAGGAAGTGGGCGAGGGCAAACGACCCATCATCAACTACTCCGGCGGCACGGAGATTTCCGGCGGCATTGTCATGGGCAACCCCATCCTGCCGCTGAAACCCTGCGCCTTCTCTGCTGCCTGCCCCGGCATTGCCGCCGACGTGTTCGACGAAAACGGCCAGCCCGCGCGCAACCAGGTGGGCGAACTGGTCATCAAGGCTCCCTGGATCGGCATGACCCGCGGCTTCTGGAAGGACCCCGACCGGTACATCCGCACCTACTGGTCCCGCTGGCCGAATGTGTGGGTGCACGGGGACTTCGCGGCCATTGACGAGGACGGCATGTGGTACATCCTGGGCCGCTCGGACGACACCATCAAGGTCGCCGGCAAGCGCCTGGGGCCGGCAGAGGTGGAGTCGGTGGTGGTGGAGCACCCTGCCGTGATGGAAGCCGCCGCCATCGGCGTCCCCGACGAGGTCAAGGGCAACGCCTTGGTGGTCTTCGCCGTGCTCAAGCCGGGCGAGGAGCCCTCGGAGGTGCTGCGTGAGGAGCTGCGGCAGCGGGTGGTCAAGGCTATGGGCAAGGCCCTGGCCCCGAAAGCTGTGCTCTTCGTCAGCGACCTGCCCAAGACGCGCAACGCCAAGGTGATGCGCCGGATGATCCGGGCGGCTTATCTGGGGCAGGACCCCGGCGACACCTCCGCCCTGGTCAACCCCGAGGCGGTGGAAGAAATCAAGAAAGCACGATAG
- a CDS encoding low molecular weight phosphotyrosine protein phosphatase codes for MTQPVRLCFVCLGNIIRSPLAEALFWHYAEQRGVAHKYEVDSAGTGAWHIGEPPDPRIRRVAARHGLHYDHRGRQIHPDDFDRFDWFFVMDDDTYAHMMALASLRGQGHKVRYLREFDPQAHGEREVPDPYYGGEDGFELVYRVIDRSVQGLLEALESGQLSSEQEA; via the coding sequence GTGACTCAACCTGTTCGCCTCTGTTTCGTCTGCTTGGGCAACATCATCCGCAGTCCTCTGGCCGAAGCCCTCTTTTGGCACTACGCCGAACAGCGCGGCGTGGCCCACAAATACGAGGTGGACTCAGCCGGCACCGGTGCTTGGCATATCGGCGAACCGCCCGATCCCCGTATACGCCGGGTGGCCGCCCGCCATGGGCTGCACTATGACCATCGGGGACGCCAGATTCACCCCGACGACTTCGACCGCTTCGACTGGTTCTTCGTCATGGACGACGACACCTACGCCCACATGATGGCCCTGGCCAGCCTGCGCGGCCAGGGGCACAAGGTGCGCTATCTGCGCGAGTTCGACCCCCAGGCCCATGGGGAACGTGAAGTGCCGGACCCGTACTACGGCGGCGAAGACGGGTTTGAGTTGGTGTATCGCGTCATCGATCGCTCGGTGCAGGGGTTGTTGGAGGCGCTGGAAAGCGGTCAGTTATCCTCAGAGCAGGAGGCGTAA
- the recA gene encoding recombinase RecA, producing MARKPDNGTEDPRRAVLEGALREITKRFGEGAIMRLGEARHLQVEAIPTGALSLDIALGVGGIPRSRITEIYGPESSGKTTLCLHIVAEAQKRGGVAAYVDMEHALDPAYAERIGVNVDELFISQPDTGEQALEIVETLVRSGAVDVVVIDSVAALVPRAEIEGDMGDATMGMQARLMSQALRKLSGAIAQTRTAVIFTNQLRQKIGVLFGNPETTPGGMALKFYASVRMDIRRIQSIKVGSEIIGNRVRVKVVKNKVAPPFRQTEFDILYNEGISREGDLLDLATNLEIITKRGSFYSYGDLRLGQGRENAKTFLRQNPDLAAEIEMAVRQWYVEQELLPPSALPGGAEEA from the coding sequence ATGGCACGAAAACCAGACAACGGCACGGAAGACCCCCGGCGCGCGGTGCTGGAAGGCGCGCTGAGAGAAATCACCAAACGCTTCGGGGAAGGTGCCATCATGCGCCTGGGCGAGGCGCGCCATTTGCAGGTCGAGGCCATCCCTACTGGGGCGTTATCCCTGGACATCGCCCTGGGCGTCGGGGGCATCCCCCGGTCGCGGATCACCGAAATCTACGGCCCCGAATCTTCTGGCAAGACCACCCTCTGCCTGCACATCGTGGCCGAGGCTCAAAAACGAGGGGGCGTGGCCGCCTATGTGGACATGGAACACGCTCTGGATCCGGCTTACGCGGAGCGCATCGGCGTCAATGTGGACGAATTGTTCATTTCCCAACCGGATACCGGGGAACAGGCGCTGGAAATCGTTGAAACCTTGGTGCGCTCCGGCGCTGTGGATGTGGTGGTGATCGATTCGGTGGCTGCTTTGGTGCCGCGGGCCGAAATCGAGGGCGACATGGGCGACGCCACCATGGGCATGCAGGCGCGCCTGATGTCTCAGGCGCTGCGCAAACTCAGCGGGGCCATCGCCCAGACCCGCACCGCTGTCATCTTCACCAACCAATTGCGCCAGAAAATCGGCGTGCTCTTCGGCAATCCGGAGACCACCCCCGGCGGCATGGCGCTGAAGTTCTACGCTTCGGTGCGCATGGACATCCGCCGCATCCAGAGCATCAAGGTCGGCTCGGAGATCATCGGCAACCGGGTGCGGGTGAAAGTGGTGAAGAACAAAGTCGCTCCGCCTTTCCGCCAGACAGAATTCGACATCCTTTACAACGAAGGCATCTCCCGGGAGGGCGACCTGCTGGACCTGGCCACCAACCTGGAGATCATCACCAAACGCGGATCGTTCTACTCCTACGGGGATCTGCGCCTGGGTCAGGGGCGGGAGAACGCCAAGACCTTCCTGCGACAAAACCCCGACCTGGCTGCCGAGATCGAGATGGCCGTCCGGCAGTGGTATGTGGAGCAAGAACTTTTGCCGCCCTCGGCGCTCCCCGGCGGGGCAGAAGAGGCGTAA
- a CDS encoding CBS domain-containing protein — protein MDEQGRLWGIVSLEDYRRAVGHESVPPEDLRVRDIATRRVVVVYPDEPVRAVLQRMAPRDISRVPMAARDDPYRLLGVVKRNDLVHAYELGTVRRGLLVRRLPGAPPGTVELQCTVPPIRRPSSANGWPG, from the coding sequence GTGGATGAGCAGGGGCGCCTCTGGGGCATCGTCTCGCTGGAGGACTATCGCCGTGCGGTAGGGCACGAAAGTGTGCCGCCCGAAGACCTGCGGGTGCGTGACATCGCCACCCGGCGTGTGGTGGTGGTTTACCCCGACGAGCCGGTGCGGGCCGTGCTGCAACGCATGGCCCCGCGCGACATCTCTCGCGTCCCCATGGCCGCCCGCGACGACCCCTATCGCCTGCTGGGCGTGGTCAAACGCAACGACCTCGTCCACGCCTACGAGTTGGGCACCGTGCGGCGCGGGCTGCTGGTCAGGCGGCTGCCGGGTGCCCCGCCGGGGACGGTGGAACTGCAGTGCACGGTCCCCCCGATACGCCGCCCATCATCGGCCAACGGTTGGCCCGGCTAA
- a CDS encoding CBS domain-containing protein yields MARWLDRLQPSRTPVMFTLSFLVGLGTGLGAVFFIRLIEWVTHLLYAVLPGMLPDLGRGWYIVGPVLGALVAGPIIAYVAHEAKGHGVPEVMEAIALRGGRIRPVVVVAKVGASAACIGSGGSAGREGPIVQVGAALGSTIGQWLRFSESRIRNLVACGAAAGIAATFNAPIAGVLFALEIILGELSLEDLASVIFSAVTAATVSWAFLGERPAFSVPSYVLAGPWEIIAYFGLGLIAALVGVAFIKTLYAMEDLFDNWRFPDALKPAAGAVIMGVVGFGYPYLLRGSVPTEQLSLNARDLLAGMPQIYGSGYPSIQAALLGEVSVWLLVTLLVLKLVATILTLGSGNSGGVFAPSLFMGAMTGGAFGWLLHSLVPQWISGPGAYATVGMAAVFAAAARAPLTAVMIVFEMTDDYRILLPLLASVVVSMVLAEHLHHESIYTLKLARRGIHLFRGRDVDIMSTVRVEEVMDRKPVTVSPDLPVQALPGLFLQTNSHGFPVVDEKGELWGIVSITDYRNALRPDGSIPPDLKVRDIATRDVVVAYPDEPVRAVLQRMAPRDLSRVPVVARDNPRKLLGLVRRNEIVRAYDLGMVRRGFALGHLPGMPKGTAEAQFPIPPDAPIVGKTLAELHIPEAFLIIHIHRDGESIVPHGDTVLQAGDVVTLLARDGDVEALNRFWQQLISASPPQAERQAEEKPAKG; encoded by the coding sequence ATGGCGCGTTGGCTAGATCGCCTGCAGCCTTCTCGCACCCCGGTGATGTTCACATTGTCCTTCTTGGTCGGTTTGGGTACCGGGTTGGGTGCTGTGTTTTTCATCCGGCTCATCGAGTGGGTGACTCATTTGCTTTATGCCGTGTTGCCAGGCATGCTACCCGATTTAGGGCGGGGCTGGTACATCGTGGGACCGGTTTTGGGCGCCTTGGTCGCTGGGCCCATTATCGCCTATGTGGCCCATGAGGCGAAAGGGCACGGCGTGCCGGAGGTGATGGAAGCCATTGCTCTGCGAGGTGGTCGCATTCGGCCCGTGGTGGTGGTGGCCAAGGTGGGCGCGTCGGCAGCCTGCATCGGTTCGGGGGGCTCGGCCGGGCGCGAAGGGCCTATCGTCCAGGTCGGCGCCGCCCTGGGGTCCACCATCGGTCAATGGCTGCGGTTCTCCGAGTCGCGCATCCGCAACTTAGTGGCCTGCGGTGCGGCGGCGGGTATCGCCGCCACCTTCAACGCGCCCATCGCTGGCGTGCTCTTTGCACTGGAAATCATTCTCGGGGAACTTTCGCTGGAAGACTTGGCCAGCGTGATCTTCTCGGCGGTGACCGCCGCCACCGTTTCGTGGGCCTTCTTGGGAGAACGCCCGGCCTTTTCGGTGCCTTCGTATGTCCTCGCTGGCCCGTGGGAAATCATCGCTTATTTTGGTTTGGGGTTGATTGCGGCCTTGGTGGGCGTGGCGTTTATCAAGACGCTCTATGCCATGGAGGACCTGTTCGACAACTGGCGCTTCCCCGATGCGCTGAAGCCGGCCGCGGGGGCCGTGATCATGGGGGTTGTGGGCTTTGGGTATCCCTACCTGCTCCGCGGGAGCGTCCCGACGGAGCAACTGAGCCTCAACGCCCGGGATTTGTTGGCCGGGATGCCGCAGATTTACGGTTCGGGGTATCCCAGCATTCAGGCGGCGCTGTTGGGCGAGGTGTCGGTGTGGCTGCTGGTTACTTTGCTGGTACTGAAACTGGTGGCCACCATCCTCACCCTGGGTTCGGGGAACTCCGGTGGGGTGTTTGCCCCCTCCCTGTTCATGGGCGCGATGACCGGAGGGGCATTCGGCTGGTTATTGCACTCCTTAGTTCCCCAATGGATTTCCGGGCCGGGCGCCTACGCGACGGTGGGGATGGCGGCCGTCTTCGCGGCCGCGGCGCGGGCTCCGCTCACGGCGGTGATGATCGTGTTTGAGATGACGGACGATTACCGCATTCTGCTCCCTCTGTTGGCCTCCGTGGTGGTCAGCATGGTCCTGGCCGAACACCTCCACCACGAATCCATCTACACCCTCAAACTGGCCCGCCGGGGCATTCACCTGTTCCGCGGGCGGGATGTGGACATCATGTCCACCGTGCGGGTGGAGGAGGTGATGGACCGCAAACCGGTCACGGTCAGCCCCGACCTGCCCGTGCAGGCGTTGCCCGGCCTGTTCCTACAGACCAATTCCCATGGCTTCCCGGTGGTGGACGAGAAAGGCGAGTTGTGGGGCATCGTCTCCATCACGGACTACCGCAACGCCCTCCGGCCCGATGGAAGCATCCCCCCCGATTTGAAAGTGCGGGATATCGCCACGCGGGATGTGGTGGTGGCCTACCCCGACGAGCCAGTGCGGGCTGTGTTGCAGCGCATGGCCCCGCGCGACCTTTCGCGCGTGCCGGTGGTGGCGCGAGACAACCCGCGCAAACTCCTGGGGCTGGTGCGGCGCAACGAAATCGTGCGTGCGTACGACCTGGGTATGGTGCGCCGTGGCTTTGCTCTGGGCCATCTGCCTGGCATGCCCAAAGGCACCGCCGAAGCCCAGTTCCCCATTCCACCCGACGCTCCCATCGTGGGGAAGACCCTGGCCGAGTTGCACATCCCTGAAGCGTTCCTGATCATCCACATCCATCGGGACGGGGAGAGTATCGTGCCCCACGGGGATACGGTGCTGCAGGCCGGGGATGTGGTCACCCTGCTGGCCCGCGACGGCGATGTGGAGGCCCTCAACCGCTTCTGGCAGCAGTTGATTTCCGCTTCTCCGCCCCAGGCAGAACGGCAAGCAGAGGAAAAGCCCGCCAAGGGGTAA
- the folP gene encoding dihydropteroate synthase: MPLHTPELPIGPRTFRWGERSYIMGILNVTPDSFSGDGLLKRADPVEAALAQAQVFLEAGADILDIGGESTRPGAQPVPVKEEIRRVIPVVSEVARRFPQAVISVDTYKAAVAEAALQAGAHLVNDVWGLRADPCLGEVVARFGVPVILMHNRSTPQNAQGRERLGGRYVGVAYENLLEEVKRELLESVALAHAAGIPDERIILDPGIGFGKTVEQNLELVDRLGEVRALGYPVLLGPSRKSFIGYTLNLPPEERLEGTAAAVAVGIARGADIVRVHDVAFMVRVARMTDAIVRRGGETTEGRPGGAPRWSAKSTA, encoded by the coding sequence ATGCCCCTACACACCCCCGAACTCCCCATTGGCCCCCGTACCTTTCGCTGGGGGGAACGCAGTTACATCATGGGCATCCTGAATGTGACCCCGGACAGTTTCTCCGGCGATGGCTTGCTGAAACGCGCTGACCCCGTGGAGGCGGCGCTGGCCCAGGCGCAGGTCTTTCTGGAGGCCGGGGCCGACATCCTGGACATCGGGGGGGAGAGCACCCGCCCGGGGGCGCAGCCCGTCCCTGTGAAAGAGGAGATCCGCCGCGTGATCCCGGTGGTGAGCGAGGTGGCCCGCCGGTTCCCCCAGGCCGTGATCTCTGTGGACACCTACAAGGCCGCCGTGGCTGAGGCCGCCCTGCAGGCCGGGGCCCATCTGGTGAACGACGTCTGGGGCCTGCGCGCCGATCCCTGCCTGGGCGAGGTGGTGGCCCGCTTTGGCGTCCCGGTGATTTTGATGCACAACCGCAGCACGCCGCAAAACGCCCAAGGGCGGGAGCGCTTAGGCGGGCGCTATGTGGGCGTGGCCTACGAGAACCTGCTGGAAGAGGTGAAGCGCGAGTTACTGGAAAGCGTGGCCCTGGCCCACGCGGCGGGCATCCCCGATGAGCGCATCATCCTGGACCCTGGCATCGGGTTCGGCAAGACGGTGGAACAGAACCTGGAGTTGGTGGATCGCCTGGGGGAGGTGCGGGCCCTGGGGTATCCGGTGCTGTTGGGGCCTTCGCGCAAGTCCTTCATCGGCTACACGTTGAACCTGCCGCCAGAGGAGCGCCTGGAGGGCACGGCGGCCGCAGTGGCCGTAGGCATCGCGCGCGGCGCCGATATCGTGCGCGTGCACGATGTGGCGTTCATGGTACGGGTGGCCCGTATGACCGACGCCATCGTGCGGCGTGGGGGGGAAACCACCGAGGGACGCCCGGGAGGCGCCCCTCGGTGGTCCGCTAAATCAACCGCTTGA
- a CDS encoding fructosamine kinase family protein: MSVVPQQVAAWLQAQGYGEVVRVAPVGGGCINNGARLVTASGHTFFLKTNPSAPPDMFAREAEGLEALRVPDGPRVPRPYLWGQDFLLLEDLAPASRRPDFWETLGRQLAALHRHTNPRFGFAHDNYIGSMPQPNPWTEDGYAFFAEHRLLFQARLAHRRGLLPQEDVRRVERLAARLPELVPPQPASLLHGDLWSGNVIPDEHGQPALIDPATHYGWAEAELGMTQLFGGFPEAFYRAYEEVRPLMPEWRERLPIYNLYHLLNHLNLFGESYYGSVRQILRRHAP; this comes from the coding sequence ATGTCGGTGGTGCCCCAACAGGTGGCCGCATGGTTACAGGCCCAGGGCTACGGCGAGGTGGTCCGGGTCGCCCCCGTGGGCGGGGGGTGCATTAACAACGGGGCGCGGCTGGTGACGGCCTCCGGGCACACCTTCTTCCTCAAAACCAACCCCAGCGCGCCGCCGGACATGTTCGCCCGCGAGGCCGAGGGCCTGGAGGCGCTGCGCGTGCCCGACGGTCCCCGGGTGCCGCGACCTTATCTGTGGGGGCAAGATTTCCTGCTCCTGGAAGACCTAGCTCCGGCCTCACGCCGACCGGACTTTTGGGAAACCCTGGGCCGCCAACTGGCCGCGTTGCATCGCCATACGAACCCGCGCTTTGGCTTTGCCCACGACAACTATATCGGCAGCATGCCTCAACCCAACCCCTGGACTGAGGACGGCTACGCTTTCTTCGCCGAGCACCGTTTGCTCTTCCAGGCCCGCTTGGCCCACCGGCGCGGGCTGTTGCCCCAGGAAGATGTGCGCCGGGTGGAACGGCTGGCCGCCCGTTTGCCCGAACTGGTCCCGCCTCAACCGGCCTCGCTGCTCCACGGCGACCTGTGGAGCGGCAATGTGATCCCGGATGAGCACGGCCAGCCGGCTTTGATCGACCCGGCCACGCATTACGGCTGGGCCGAAGCCGAACTGGGCATGACCCAACTTTTCGGTGGCTTTCCCGAGGCCTTCTACCGCGCCTACGAGGAGGTTCGCCCCCTGATGCCCGAGTGGCGGGAGCGGCTTCCCATTTACAACCTCTATCACCTGTTGAACCACCTCAATCTTTTCGGGGAAAGTTACTACGGCTCGGTACGGCAGATTCTGCGGCGGCATGCCCCCTGA
- a CDS encoding acyl-CoA dehydrogenase has protein sequence MDFDLTPEQRMWRDAVHQFAAQEVRPKAAEFGERHEMIWPALEKGGKQLGLLGMTVPEAYGGSELDAVSMALAIEELGWADGGTALTVAAHNSLGLAPIVMFGTEEQKRRFLPTATSGQKGTLAALALTEPNTGSDLQGLQTKAELDGDEWVINGSKMWITNAADAAYIVTLVRTAPERSSKSLSMIIVPTDIPGLYIGPPEKKMGLWTSHSHAITYENVRVPRENLLGEVGRGLYQTLQVLDGGRVGIGALALGIAQAAFEEARRYALERHTFGKPLAKHQAIQFMLADMATEIHAARLMIYHAAWLKEQGRPYTHAAAMAKLFATEMAERVCRNAIQIHGGYGYSREYPVERMYRDTRLMTIGEGTSEVQRMVIAKRVIKELKRLI, from the coding sequence ATGGACTTTGACCTGACCCCCGAACAACGCATGTGGCGTGACGCTGTGCATCAGTTTGCGGCGCAAGAAGTGCGCCCTAAAGCCGCTGAATTCGGTGAACGACACGAAATGATCTGGCCCGCCCTGGAAAAAGGGGGGAAGCAACTGGGCCTGCTGGGCATGACCGTGCCCGAAGCCTACGGCGGCAGCGAACTGGACGCGGTGAGCATGGCCCTCGCCATCGAGGAACTGGGCTGGGCCGACGGCGGCACCGCCCTCACGGTGGCAGCCCACAACAGCCTGGGCCTGGCCCCCATCGTGATGTTCGGCACCGAGGAGCAAAAGCGGCGCTTCCTGCCCACGGCCACCAGCGGCCAAAAAGGCACCCTGGCCGCCCTGGCGCTCACCGAACCCAACACCGGCTCGGACCTCCAGGGCCTGCAGACCAAAGCCGAACTGGACGGCGACGAGTGGGTGATCAACGGCAGCAAGATGTGGATCACCAACGCGGCCGACGCCGCCTACATCGTGACCCTGGTGCGCACGGCGCCCGAGCGCAGCAGCAAAAGCCTGAGCATGATCATCGTGCCCACCGATATCCCCGGCCTGTACATCGGCCCGCCCGAAAAGAAAATGGGCCTCTGGACCAGCCACAGCCACGCCATCACCTACGAAAACGTGCGCGTGCCGCGGGAAAACCTGTTGGGCGAAGTGGGCCGTGGGTTGTATCAGACGCTCCAAGTGCTCGACGGCGGCCGGGTGGGCATTGGCGCCCTGGCCCTGGGCATCGCTCAGGCCGCCTTTGAAGAGGCGCGGCGCTACGCCCTGGAACGTCACACCTTTGGCAAACCCCTGGCCAAGCACCAGGCCATCCAGTTCATGCTGGCCGATATGGCCACCGAGATCCATGCCGCGCGGCTGATGATCTATCACGCCGCCTGGCTCAAAGAACAAGGGCGGCCCTACACCCACGCGGCGGCCATGGCCAAACTCTTCGCCACCGAGATGGCCGAGCGGGTCTGTCGCAACGCCATCCAGATCCACGGCGGTTACGGCTACAGCCGCGAATACCCGGTGGAACGCATGTACCGCGACACCCGCCTGATGACCATCGGCGAAGGCACCAGCGAGGTGCAGCGCATGGTCATCGCCAAACGGGTCATCAAAGAACTCAAGCGGTTGATTTAG
- a CDS encoding PaaI family thioesterase: protein MDFFIQDLYPDDVAWCFGCGRLNPHGHHFKTTWEDGIAVTRYRPEEKYTAIPGYVYGGFLASLVDCHSTGAAAWAAYLARGHKPGDTDPAPRFVTASLKVDFLKPTPQGVELVAKGRIVEHKGRKVVVETEVWAGDVVTVKGHAVLVEVPEGMVRPKQAHGGGGPTR from the coding sequence ATGGACTTCTTTATCCAAGACCTGTACCCCGACGATGTAGCCTGGTGTTTCGGTTGTGGACGGCTAAACCCCCACGGTCATCACTTCAAGACGACCTGGGAGGATGGGATCGCCGTGACCCGGTATCGACCGGAGGAAAAGTACACCGCCATTCCCGGATATGTGTACGGCGGCTTCCTGGCCTCGCTGGTGGATTGCCACAGCACCGGCGCGGCGGCCTGGGCCGCCTACCTGGCCCGGGGGCACAAACCCGGTGACACTGACCCTGCCCCACGGTTCGTCACCGCCTCGCTCAAAGTGGACTTTCTCAAGCCCACGCCTCAAGGCGTGGAACTGGTCGCCAAGGGGCGCATCGTGGAGCACAAGGGGCGCAAGGTGGTCGTCGAGACCGAGGTCTGGGCCGGGGATGTGGTCACGGTCAAGGGCCACGCCGTGCTGGTCGAGGTGCCCGAAGGCATGGTACGCCCGAAACAGGCCCACGGCGGCGGAGGGCCGACCCGCTGA